A region from the Halobacillus mangrovi genome encodes:
- the ezrA gene encoding septation ring formation regulator EzrA codes for MKYVIGAILLLIVLFIVGLIWRKKVYDEVDRLESWKMDIMNRRVTEELSKVKSLNLSGETQERFEKWRSRWDRILTKELPALEENLFDAEEAADKYKWRHVKKVLAETENKLMSIEDDIQKMLEELENLLDSEKNSRTEIESLEPELKELSKALIHNRYQFGKAIAVFENRVEGLEGRLQEYEQLTAQGDYIEANSLVQSIREDLLLLQEEISHFPDRYRKANSELPDLLNELKNGLAEMESDGYRISHLDYHPEIEKYEGLLQESVNKLEKGDQTDVEELIVEIETRIQEMYQVLENEAVAHNFVEKQYEPIQAQLDRLTQVITATERELEETQTAYQLDDEDVEAYRGIKSWYTQVRNKVSSVDHKRQDGKTAYTEIRDQLRHLQQQLNELQEKHEEFNRRIQTLRKEETDAKTKLSNMEQLLLETHRRLKRSNIPGIPTSIYEDMKAASEQMDEAFLSLEKQPLDMLEVQTKLQEAEELTENLHKHAEKIMQKASYAERLIQYGNRYKSKYPILAAKLLEAESEFRSYRYEEALELASEAVKEVDPDALSRIEEKEQVLV; via the coding sequence ATGAAGTACGTCATTGGGGCTATTTTGCTGTTGATCGTGCTGTTCATTGTAGGACTGATTTGGCGTAAAAAGGTTTATGATGAAGTCGATCGTCTTGAGAGCTGGAAGATGGATATCATGAATCGAAGAGTAACGGAAGAGTTGTCCAAGGTCAAGAGCTTGAACTTGTCAGGAGAAACACAGGAAAGATTTGAGAAATGGAGAAGCCGCTGGGATCGGATCCTTACAAAAGAACTTCCGGCATTGGAAGAAAATCTTTTTGACGCAGAAGAAGCTGCGGATAAGTATAAGTGGAGACATGTGAAGAAAGTATTAGCAGAGACTGAGAATAAACTTATGAGTATCGAAGATGATATCCAGAAAATGCTTGAAGAATTGGAGAATCTCTTGGATTCTGAAAAGAACAGTAGAACCGAGATCGAATCTCTAGAACCAGAACTAAAGGAATTATCTAAGGCTCTCATTCACAACCGCTATCAGTTTGGTAAGGCGATTGCAGTTTTTGAAAATCGTGTAGAGGGGTTGGAAGGTAGATTGCAAGAATATGAGCAGCTGACAGCCCAAGGCGATTACATTGAGGCTAATTCGCTTGTGCAGTCGATAAGGGAGGACCTTCTTCTACTTCAGGAAGAGATTTCTCATTTTCCTGATCGATACCGAAAAGCAAATTCTGAATTGCCTGATTTACTAAATGAATTAAAAAATGGACTGGCGGAGATGGAATCAGATGGTTATAGGATCTCACACTTAGATTACCACCCTGAAATTGAAAAGTATGAAGGATTACTACAAGAGAGTGTAAACAAGTTAGAAAAAGGCGATCAGACTGATGTCGAAGAGTTAATTGTTGAAATCGAAACCAGAATACAAGAAATGTATCAAGTATTAGAAAATGAAGCTGTTGCTCATAATTTTGTTGAAAAACAATACGAACCTATTCAGGCTCAGCTGGATCGTCTCACTCAAGTTATAACAGCAACAGAGAGAGAACTTGAAGAAACGCAAACGGCTTACCAGCTGGATGATGAAGATGTAGAAGCCTACAGAGGAATAAAATCCTGGTACACACAGGTAAGAAATAAGGTATCAAGCGTTGACCATAAGAGACAGGATGGGAAAACAGCATACACTGAAATTCGCGACCAGCTTCGACATCTCCAGCAGCAATTAAATGAATTACAGGAAAAACATGAGGAATTCAATAGGCGGATCCAGACCCTTCGGAAAGAAGAAACCGATGCGAAAACAAAACTCTCTAACATGGAACAATTACTTCTGGAAACTCACCGGAGGTTAAAGAGGAGTAACATTCCGGGAATACCGACATCAATCTATGAAGATATGAAAGCAGCTAGTGAGCAAATGGATGAGGCGTTTCTAAGTCTTGAAAAGCAGCCCCTTGATATGCTTGAAGTACAAACGAAGCTGCAAGAAGCCGAAGAACTTACAGAAAACCTTCATAAACATGCAGAAAAAATTATGCAAAAAGCATCCTATGCTGAACGTCTTATACAGTATGGGAACCGATATAAAAGTAAGTACCCAATTCTTGCAGCTAAACTACTTGAAGCTGAGAGTGAGTTCCGTTCCTATCGCTATGAAGAAGCACTCGAGCTTGCTTCAGAAGCAGTGAAAGAAGTAGATCCAGACGCACTTTCTCGAATTGAAGAAAAAGAACAAGTACTCGTTTAG
- a CDS encoding NAD kinase: MVADQRRNLYFYYHPNQELDKKLEPLIRLARDNDFHVVEDAKDANIIVAVGGDGTFLQAVRKTGFRQDCLYVGIRSHNEAGLYCDFSIDDHDEMVESMQNAEVEVRRFPVIEATVNNESTYLCLNECSVRSTLIKSIDIDVHIDDLHFETFRGDGLIVATPTGSTGYNKSTKGAVVDPKLPCFQVSELASLNNNRFRTLGSSFILSGERTLKLQVTQDGNDYPVIGMDNEAYSIRNIKEVSVKLSDNVIKTVKLKNNTYWDRVKRTFL; encoded by the coding sequence ATGGTGGCTGATCAACGTAGAAACCTTTACTTCTATTATCACCCTAACCAAGAACTTGATAAAAAACTTGAGCCTTTAATCAGGCTTGCCCGCGATAATGATTTTCATGTCGTCGAAGATGCTAAAGATGCTAATATCATCGTAGCTGTTGGAGGAGATGGCACCTTTTTACAAGCAGTTAGAAAAACAGGCTTTCGCCAGGACTGCCTCTATGTAGGGATCCGCAGTCACAACGAAGCTGGACTTTATTGTGACTTCAGTATTGATGACCACGATGAAATGGTTGAATCCATGCAGAATGCAGAAGTCGAAGTACGAAGATTTCCTGTTATTGAAGCAACAGTCAATAATGAGTCTACTTACTTGTGCCTGAATGAATGCAGCGTAAGATCCACACTTATCAAGTCGATTGACATCGATGTCCATATCGATGACCTTCACTTTGAGACGTTCCGTGGAGATGGTTTGATTGTCGCTACCCCAACAGGGAGCACGGGTTATAATAAATCGACAAAAGGGGCCGTCGTAGATCCGAAGCTGCCTTGCTTCCAAGTAAGTGAACTTGCTTCTTTAAATAACAACCGGTTCCGTACGCTAGGGTCTTCCTTCATCCTAAGTGGAGAACGCACGTTAAAATTACAAGTTACCCAAGATGGTAACGATTATCCTGTAATTGGGATGGACAACGAAGCCTATTCTATCCGGAATATTAAAGAGGTTTCTGTCAAGTTGAGTGACAATGTGATTAAAACGGTTAAGCTAAAAAATAATACCTACTGGGATCGTGTAAAACGCACTTTCTTATAA
- the thiI gene encoding tRNA uracil 4-sulfurtransferase ThiI, with amino-acid sequence MKFDQIMVRYGEMALKGKNRKAFEQRLKHNLSIKLKAFPNTKITKTRGRMYILLNGEDPHEVMAECQEVFGIHSLSFAVKVEKTEEQLKEAVLLAFHDAKDARTFKISSKRTDKDFPIQSADLNPLLGGHILRNTDGAKVDVHHPDVEIKVEVRHDAAYVTAQDYPGAGGLPVGTTGKSLLMLSGGIDSPVSGYLTMKRGVEIEAIHFHSPPYTSDRAKQKVIDLAKELSRFGKSIKIHVVPFTAVQQKIHREMPAGYSMTIMRRMMMRISERIAQKQGILSLTTGESLGQVASQTMESMNTINEVTNYPIIRPLVSMDKLEIIDISRKIGTYDISIRPYEDCCTVFVPKAPKTKPTRENANYYESSADFSEDINRAVAETYTIEVNASNSDQESNEFSDLL; translated from the coding sequence ATGAAGTTTGATCAAATCATGGTACGTTATGGTGAAATGGCTTTGAAAGGTAAAAATCGAAAGGCTTTTGAACAGCGCCTAAAGCATAACCTTTCCATAAAACTAAAAGCATTTCCAAATACTAAAATTACAAAAACAAGAGGCAGGATGTACATTCTCTTAAACGGCGAAGATCCGCATGAAGTGATGGCTGAGTGTCAGGAAGTTTTTGGCATCCACAGTCTAAGCTTTGCCGTCAAAGTTGAAAAGACAGAAGAGCAACTGAAAGAAGCCGTTCTTCTTGCCTTCCATGATGCTAAGGATGCCAGAACGTTTAAAATATCTTCAAAACGTACGGATAAGGATTTTCCCATACAGTCTGCTGATCTAAATCCTCTTCTTGGCGGACATATATTAAGAAACACAGATGGTGCGAAAGTAGATGTTCACCATCCAGACGTAGAAATAAAAGTGGAAGTACGCCACGATGCAGCTTATGTTACAGCTCAGGATTATCCTGGTGCTGGCGGCCTTCCGGTAGGAACAACAGGAAAATCATTGCTTATGTTATCAGGAGGAATTGATAGCCCTGTTTCAGGCTACCTCACCATGAAGCGCGGAGTTGAAATCGAAGCCATTCACTTTCACTCTCCCCCTTATACGAGTGACCGTGCAAAGCAAAAAGTGATTGACCTTGCTAAAGAATTATCAAGGTTCGGTAAATCGATCAAGATTCATGTTGTTCCTTTTACAGCTGTACAGCAAAAAATCCATAGAGAAATGCCTGCTGGATACAGCATGACGATCATGAGAAGAATGATGATGAGGATCAGTGAAAGAATTGCACAGAAACAAGGGATCTTATCGCTTACGACTGGAGAGAGTCTTGGTCAAGTAGCTAGTCAGACGATGGAAAGTATGAATACAATCAACGAAGTAACAAACTATCCGATCATACGTCCTCTCGTCTCTATGGATAAGCTTGAGATCATTGATATTTCAAGGAAAATAGGAACGTATGATATCTCCATTCGTCCTTATGAAGATTGCTGTACCGTGTTTGTACCAAAGGCCCCTAAAACAAAACCAACTAGGGAAAATGCCAATTATTATGAATCGAGTGCTGATTTCAGTGAGGATATCAATCGTGCAGTCGCGGAGACTTACACCATTGAAGTGAATGCTTCAAATAGCGATCAAGAATCGAATGAATTTAGTGATCTATTATAA
- a CDS encoding amidohydrolase translates to MKLWYGGKIYTMKKEGQWVEAVVTNEGEITAVGDTQELYSRYKDEITEEHNLKGSVMYPGFTDSHLHIIGHGERLMRLDLSFMKSAEEVKQALRQHTEQLNPGEWVIGDGWNENQWGEKRIIHKDELDEISREHPMMLTRVCRHALLANTKAMELAGITGDTENPQGGVIVRDEEGEATGYFHDKAQDLIKAAMPEVTPEYLRKATELAVKDMHTFGLVGGHSEDLNYYGGFKKTYDAFTDVINGEEIKFRAHLLVHHGVIEDVDREGLGYKKGTEYVELGALKIFSDGALGGRTAWLTEPYSDDPDNYGVAIHTDEELAALVNEARKRDMPVAVHAIGDGAVEAVADAIKNNPLKNGERDRIIHAQILRPELMDKLKKLNVVLDIQPTFVSSDFPWVMDRIGNVRLKNSYSWKTLLDAGILCAGGSDAPIEEINPLLGIRAAVDRRATYDHQVYQLEEKLSVYEAISLYTKGSAQAIAREDTQGLIEPGYVADFTVLDRDLFALKSHELADATVTMTVVDGEIMHKR, encoded by the coding sequence GTGAAACTTTGGTATGGTGGCAAAATCTACACGATGAAAAAGGAAGGCCAATGGGTGGAAGCTGTAGTGACGAATGAGGGTGAGATTACAGCAGTAGGAGATACACAGGAGCTCTATTCCCGTTATAAGGATGAGATTACAGAAGAGCATAACCTGAAAGGATCTGTTATGTACCCTGGATTCACAGATAGTCATCTCCATATCATTGGACACGGAGAACGGCTGATGCGTCTTGATTTATCATTCATGAAATCAGCTGAAGAGGTAAAACAGGCACTGAGACAGCATACAGAACAGCTTAATCCTGGAGAATGGGTAATTGGAGACGGATGGAACGAGAATCAGTGGGGAGAGAAGAGGATTATACATAAAGATGAGTTGGATGAGATATCCCGAGAGCACCCGATGATGCTGACACGGGTATGTCGCCATGCTCTTTTAGCGAATACGAAAGCGATGGAATTAGCAGGCATTACAGGTGATACGGAGAATCCTCAGGGCGGGGTGATTGTACGCGATGAGGAAGGTGAAGCGACTGGGTATTTCCATGATAAGGCACAAGACTTGATCAAAGCTGCTATGCCTGAAGTCACCCCTGAATATCTCCGAAAGGCGACCGAGCTTGCTGTCAAGGATATGCATACGTTCGGATTAGTCGGAGGGCATAGTGAGGATTTGAATTATTACGGCGGTTTCAAGAAAACATATGACGCGTTTACCGATGTAATTAATGGAGAGGAGATCAAGTTCAGAGCCCATTTGCTTGTCCATCATGGTGTCATAGAGGATGTTGATAGAGAAGGGCTTGGTTATAAGAAAGGAACGGAATATGTTGAACTTGGGGCCTTGAAAATCTTTTCAGATGGGGCGCTTGGTGGAAGAACGGCCTGGCTCACGGAGCCTTATTCGGATGACCCTGATAACTATGGCGTAGCCATTCATACAGATGAAGAACTGGCAGCACTGGTTAATGAAGCGAGAAAGCGCGACATGCCTGTAGCGGTTCATGCAATAGGGGATGGAGCGGTGGAAGCGGTAGCGGACGCTATTAAGAACAATCCACTAAAAAATGGTGAAAGAGACCGGATCATCCATGCCCAAATTCTTAGACCAGAATTAATGGATAAACTTAAGAAGCTGAATGTAGTCTTAGACATCCAACCGACATTCGTTTCATCTGACTTTCCATGGGTGATGGACCGAATTGGTAACGTACGATTGAAAAATTCTTATTCCTGGAAGACGTTGCTTGATGCAGGAATTCTTTGTGCAGGAGGATCTGATGCCCCAATAGAAGAGATTAACCCGCTTCTCGGAATCCGTGCAGCCGTTGACCGCCGTGCAACATACGATCATCAAGTGTATCAGCTAGAGGAGAAATTGTCCGTTTATGAAGCTATTTCTTTATATACAAAAGGAAGTGCCCAGGCAATTGCCAGGGAAGATACGCAAGGCTTGATTGAGCCTGGATATGTGGCGGATTTTACGGTTCTTGACCGAGATCTATTTGCATTAAAATCTCATGAGCTCGCTGACGCTACGGTAACCATGACTGTCGTTGATGGAGAAATTATGCATAAAAGGTAG
- a CDS encoding cysteine desulfurase family protein, which produces MIYLDNSATTHPLPEVLESYQKVADQYYANPSSVHRFGSEAERLLQHSRNQAAHLLGVDPQEVIFTSGGTEGNNMAIKGIAFMHQDRGKHLITSKIEHPSVMEAYRALESLGFEVSYIDVDRNGIVDPKKIVEAIREDTILVSIMSVNNELGTVQPVQEIGNILRKYPKLFFHVDHVQGLGKINLPIKGSGIDLCTISGHKIHGLKGTGALIVQKNVSLFPLLHGGSQEIEVRAGTENLPGTVAFVKALRLNLETQQQSLEELKSLRKTLWNELSKIDELVINSPEDSAPHIINFSIPGYKPEVVIHDLGEKDIFISTKSACSSKQPDVSAVLKACNLDRSRTTSALRVSLSYHNTEDEILTFIDALKDTIKKLQPTMGR; this is translated from the coding sequence ATGATTTATTTAGATAATAGCGCAACGACACATCCATTGCCTGAAGTCCTTGAAAGCTATCAAAAAGTGGCTGATCAGTATTATGCCAATCCTTCGTCTGTCCATCGATTTGGAAGTGAAGCTGAACGATTGCTGCAGCACTCTAGAAATCAAGCGGCTCACTTACTGGGGGTAGATCCCCAAGAAGTAATTTTCACTTCAGGTGGAACTGAAGGAAATAATATGGCGATCAAGGGAATTGCTTTTATGCACCAGGATCGAGGCAAGCATCTTATTACTTCTAAAATCGAACACCCCTCAGTAATGGAAGCGTACCGTGCGTTAGAGTCATTGGGTTTTGAAGTCTCATATATAGATGTTGACCGTAATGGAATTGTTGATCCGAAGAAAATAGTAGAAGCGATAAGAGAGGACACGATTCTAGTTAGTATAATGTCCGTAAACAATGAACTAGGAACGGTTCAACCCGTCCAAGAGATTGGGAATATCTTAAGAAAATACCCGAAATTGTTTTTCCACGTTGACCATGTCCAGGGTCTTGGCAAGATAAATCTTCCAATCAAGGGATCAGGTATAGATTTATGTACGATTTCCGGACATAAAATTCACGGGTTAAAAGGGACCGGTGCCTTAATTGTGCAAAAAAACGTTTCCTTATTTCCTTTACTACACGGAGGAAGTCAAGAAATAGAAGTACGGGCAGGGACAGAAAATCTTCCCGGAACCGTTGCTTTTGTTAAGGCGTTAAGATTGAATTTGGAAACTCAACAACAATCGCTGGAAGAACTGAAGTCCCTCCGCAAAACACTGTGGAACGAGTTATCTAAAATTGATGAACTCGTCATCAATTCGCCAGAGGATAGTGCTCCTCATATCATCAATTTTTCTATTCCAGGCTACAAGCCTGAGGTGGTCATTCATGACTTAGGCGAAAAAGATATTTTTATTTCAACTAAGTCTGCTTGTTCTTCTAAACAGCCTGATGTAAGTGCTGTATTAAAAGCTTGTAACTTGGATCGTTCGCGTACAACCTCTGCGCTTAGAGTAAGTTTATCTTATCACAATACGGAAGATGAGATACTCACGTTCATCGATGCTCTAAAAGACACAATCAAAAAACTACAACCAACAATGGGGAGATAA